The following coding sequences are from one uncultured Bacteroides sp. window:
- a CDS encoding YigZ family protein codes for MTEDIYKTIVKSSESIYTERKSKFIAIALPVCTVEEIKEYLEIYQKKYYDARHLCYAYVLGHERKCFRANDNGEPSGTAGKPILGQINSNELTNILVIVVRYFGGIKLGTSGLINAYKTAAAQSLGEATIIEKTVDNKITISFEYPFMNDVMRIVKEEEPEILSQSYDMDCFMQLSIRRSFMPKLRTRLDKVETLRFVNEE; via the coding sequence ATGACAGAAGATATATATAAAACTATTGTGAAATCATCTGAAAGTATTTATACAGAGAGGAAAAGTAAATTCATTGCTATTGCTTTACCTGTATGCACTGTTGAAGAGATAAAAGAATACTTAGAAATTTATCAAAAAAAATATTATGATGCTCGCCATTTATGTTATGCATATGTGTTAGGGCATGAGCGAAAATGTTTTCGTGCAAATGATAATGGGGAGCCATCCGGAACTGCCGGTAAGCCTATTTTAGGGCAAATTAACTCTAATGAGTTAACGAATATTTTGGTTATTGTTGTGAGATATTTTGGTGGTATAAAGCTGGGAACAAGCGGACTAATTAATGCTTATAAAACTGCTGCAGCTCAAAGTTTAGGGGAAGCTACAATTATTGAAAAAACTGTTGATAATAAAATAACCATTTCATTTGAATATCCTTTTATGAATGATGTTATGCGCATTGTTAAAGAAGAGGAACCTGAAATACTGTCTCAATCTTATGACATGGATTGTTTTATGCAGCTTAGTATTCGTCGCTCCTTTATGCCTAAATTACGAACTCGCTTGGATAAAGTTGAGACATTAAGATTTGTAAATGAAGAGTAA
- a CDS encoding CDGSH iron-sulfur domain-containing protein translates to MDTKKDFVTIKVTSGGPYLVEGEIKLIDKDGKEKVMQGAHLCRCGRSKNKPFCDGSHNKIDFDKE, encoded by the coding sequence ATGGATACTAAAAAAGATTTTGTTACTATTAAAGTAACTTCTGGTGGTCCCTACTTAGTTGAGGGAGAAATTAAATTAATAGACAAAGATGGTAAAGAAAAAGTAATGCAAGGAGCACATCTTTGTCGATGTGGGCGCTCTAAAAACAAACCTTTTTGCGATGGTTCTCATAACAAAATAGATTTTGATAAAGAGTAG
- a CDS encoding NADH:ubiquinone reductase (Na(+)-transporting) subunit D — protein sequence MSQLFSKKNKEVFSAPIGMNNPITVQVLGICSALAVTAKLEPAIVMGLSVTVIVAFANVIISLLRNTIPNRIRIIVQLVVVAALVTIVSEILKAYAYDVSVQLSVYVGLIITNCILMGRLEAFAMANGPWESFLDGIGNGLGYAKILVIVAFFREILGSGSLLGFRIVPKAVYDFGYINNGLMLMPPMALIICACIIWYQRSKNKALQEK from the coding sequence ATGAGTCAATTGTTTTCGAAAAAAAATAAAGAAGTATTCTCTGCTCCGATTGGCATGAATAATCCAATTACTGTTCAAGTACTTGGTATTTGTTCTGCATTGGCTGTAACTGCTAAACTGGAACCGGCCATTGTTATGGGGCTTTCTGTTACGGTAATTGTTGCTTTTGCTAATGTAATCATCTCATTACTACGTAATACTATACCTAATCGCATTCGTATTATTGTTCAGTTAGTAGTTGTAGCTGCTTTGGTTACTATTGTGAGTGAAATATTGAAAGCTTATGCTTATGATGTAAGTGTTCAACTTTCTGTTTATGTCGGTCTTATCATAACTAATTGTATTTTAATGGGGCGTTTGGAAGCTTTTGCAATGGCAAACGGTCCGTGGGAATCATTCTTAGATGGTATCGGTAATGGATTAGGCTATGCTAAAATATTAGTAATAGTGGCATTTTTTCGTGAAATATTAGGGTCAGGTAGCCTGCTTGGTTTCCGAATTGTTCCTAAAGCTGTTTATGATTTTGGTTATATTAATAATGGATTAATGTTGATGCCTCCAATGGCATTGATTATTTGCGCATGCATTATTTGGTATCAACGTAGTAAGAATAAAGCTTTGCAAGAGAAATAA
- a CDS encoding DUF1015 domain-containing protein, whose protein sequence is MAKIKPFKGIRPPQDLVTQVASRPYDVLNSAEARVEAAGNEKSLYHIIKPEIDFPIGTDEHDESVYTKAAENFQKFQDNGWLLQDTKELYYIYAQTMNGKTQYGLVVGAYVPDYMNGIIKKHELTRRDKEEDRMKHVRVNNANIEPVFFAYPDNIVLDRLVQKYAVQNPVYDFVASDDGFGHTFWIIDDAVDIETVTKEFAAMPALYIADGHHRSAAAALVGAEKAKQNPSHCGDEEYNYFMAVCFPADQLTIIDYNRVVKDLNGLSSSEFLSALQENFTVEKIGKDIYKPSKLHNFGLYLDGIWYSLVAKVGTYDDNDPIGVLDVTISSNLILDKVLGIKDLRSDKRIDFVGGIRGLGELSKRVDSGEMKVALALYPVSMKQLMDIADSGNIMPPKTTWFEPKLRSGLVIHKLV, encoded by the coding sequence ATGGCAAAAATCAAACCTTTCAAAGGCATTCGTCCTCCGCAAGATTTGGTAACACAGGTTGCATCACGTCCTTATGACGTGCTGAACTCTGCTGAAGCTCGTGTTGAGGCTGCTGGTAACGAGAAATCTCTTTATCATATAATTAAACCGGAGATCGATTTTCCTATTGGAACAGATGAGCATGACGAATCTGTATATACAAAGGCTGCTGAAAATTTTCAGAAGTTTCAGGATAATGGTTGGTTACTACAAGATACAAAAGAACTATATTATATTTATGCGCAAACCATGAATGGTAAAACTCAATATGGTTTAGTAGTAGGTGCTTATGTTCCTGATTATATGAATGGTATAATTAAGAAACATGAACTTACTCGGCGTGATAAAGAAGAAGACCGAATGAAACACGTTCGTGTAAATAATGCTAATATAGAACCAGTCTTTTTTGCTTATCCAGATAATATAGTTTTAGATCGTTTAGTCCAGAAATATGCGGTTCAAAATCCTGTATATGATTTTGTTGCTTCTGATGATGGTTTTGGGCATACATTTTGGATTATTGATGATGCAGTAGATATTGAGACTGTTACCAAAGAATTTGCTGCTATGCCTGCACTTTATATTGCAGATGGGCACCACCGTTCAGCAGCAGCAGCATTAGTTGGTGCTGAGAAAGCTAAGCAGAATCCTAGTCATTGTGGTGATGAAGAATATAATTATTTTATGGCTGTTTGTTTTCCTGCAGATCAATTGACCATCATAGATTATAATAGAGTTGTAAAAGACTTGAATGGTCTTTCTTCAAGTGAATTTCTTTCGGCTTTACAAGAAAATTTCACAGTAGAAAAAATAGGGAAGGATATCTATAAACCTTCAAAGCTGCATAACTTTGGATTGTATTTGGATGGAATATGGTATAGCTTAGTAGCTAAAGTTGGTACATACGATGATAATGATCCTATTGGAGTACTTGATGTTACAATTTCATCTAATTTGATTTTAGACAAAGTATTAGGTATTAAAGACCTTCGATCAGACAAACGAATTGATTTTGTTGGTGGTATTCGTGGGTTAGGTGAATTAAGCAAGCGTGTTGACAGTGGCGAAATGAAGGTTGCTTTAGCACTTTATCCTGTTTCGATGAAACAGCTTATGGATATTGCTGATTCTGGGAATATAATGCCTCCTAAAACAACTTGGTTTGAGCCTAAACTTCGTTCAGGATTAGTGATTCATAAATTAGTTTGA
- the serC gene encoding 3-phosphoserine/phosphohydroxythreonine transaminase, translated as MKKHNFNAGPSILPREVIEDTAKAILDFNGSGLSLMEISHRAKDFQPVVDEAEALFKELLNIPEGYSVLFLGGGASLEFCMVPFNFLEKKAAYLNTGTWAKKAIKEAKGFGEIIEIASSADDNYSFIPKAYTIPTDADYLHITTNNTIFGTEMIKDIDSPIPMVADMSSDIFSRPIDVSKYICIYGGAQKNLAPAGLTFVIVKNDAVGKVSRYVPTMLNYQTHINSGSMFNTPPVVPVYSALLTLRWLKAQGGVKEMERRAIEKATLLYAEIDRNKLFVGTAAEEDRSRMNICFVMNSGYKDLEADFLKFATERGMIGIKGHRSVGGFRASCYNAMSKESVLALINCMQEFEKLH; from the coding sequence ATGAAAAAGCATAATTTCAATGCCGGACCTTCCATTCTTCCTCGTGAAGTAATAGAGGATACAGCAAAAGCCATTCTTGATTTCAATGGTTCAGGTCTCTCTTTAATGGAAATCAGTCACCGCGCTAAAGATTTTCAACCCGTTGTTGATGAAGCTGAAGCGTTATTTAAGGAATTATTGAATATTCCCGAGGGTTACTCGGTTCTTTTCCTTGGTGGTGGGGCAAGCTTGGAGTTTTGCATGGTACCTTTTAACTTTTTAGAAAAGAAAGCCGCTTACTTAAATACTGGTACTTGGGCTAAGAAAGCGATAAAAGAAGCTAAAGGCTTTGGTGAAATAATAGAAATAGCCTCTTCTGCAGATGATAATTATAGCTTTATTCCAAAAGCTTATACAATACCTACGGATGCAGATTATTTACACATTACAACAAATAATACTATTTTTGGAACAGAGATGATTAAGGATATAGATTCTCCTATTCCTATGGTCGCTGATATGTCGTCTGATATATTTTCTCGCCCTATTGATGTTTCCAAATATATATGTATCTATGGTGGAGCGCAAAAGAACTTGGCACCTGCAGGTCTTACGTTTGTGATTGTGAAGAATGATGCTGTAGGAAAAGTTTCTCGTTATGTTCCTACCATGTTAAATTATCAAACACATATTAATAGTGGCTCAATGTTTAATACTCCTCCTGTAGTACCTGTATACTCTGCTTTATTAACTCTTCGTTGGTTAAAAGCTCAGGGTGGAGTGAAAGAGATGGAGAGACGTGCAATTGAAAAAGCAACTTTATTATATGCTGAAATAGATCGTAATAAATTATTTGTTGGTACAGCTGCGGAAGAGGATCGTTCTCGTATGAATATTTGTTTCGTAATGAACTCTGGATATAAGGATTTAGAAGCTGACTTTTTAAAATTTGCTACTGAAAGAGGTATGATAGGCATTAAAGGCCATCGATCAGTAGGAGGCTTCCGAGCTTCATGCTATAATGCTATGTCTAAAGAAAGTGTTCTTGCATTAATCAACTGTATGCAAGAATTTGAAAAATTGCACTAA
- the nqrC gene encoding NADH:ubiquinone reductase (Na(+)-transporting) subunit C has protein sequence MNTNSNSYTIIYASVVVVIVAFVLAFTSASLKSTQNKNIELDKMKQILHALNVDTKGQNPEEVYNKYVKADQIMNANGEVLAQKGGFKIELKAELAKVLADRKLPLYVCEVDGQTKYVFPLYGAGLWGPIWGYVGLNDDKNSVYGVYFSHEGETPGLGAEIASAGFQKQFPGKHVLKDGAVELGVEKNGKVTEPDYQVDGISGGTITSKGVDAMLKKCLGQYDKFLTTNDKGGK, from the coding sequence ATGAATACAAATAGTAATTCTTATACTATCATTTATGCTTCGGTAGTAGTTGTTATCGTTGCATTTGTGCTTGCTTTTACTTCTGCATCCCTTAAAAGTACACAGAATAAAAATATTGAGTTAGATAAAATGAAGCAGATTCTTCATGCACTTAATGTTGACACTAAAGGACAAAATCCTGAGGAGGTTTATAATAAATATGTGAAGGCAGATCAGATAATGAACGCTAATGGTGAGGTACTTGCTCAAAAAGGAGGCTTTAAAATTGAATTGAAAGCCGAATTAGCTAAAGTTTTGGCTGATAGAAAACTTCCGCTTTATGTTTGTGAAGTGGATGGACAGACTAAATATGTATTTCCTTTATATGGAGCTGGGTTGTGGGGACCTATTTGGGGATATGTCGGCTTGAATGATGATAAAAATTCAGTTTATGGGGTTTACTTTTCTCATGAAGGTGAAACTCCCGGATTAGGAGCTGAAATTGCTAGTGCTGGTTTTCAAAAACAGTTCCCAGGAAAGCATGTTTTGAAAGATGGTGCTGTTGAACTAGGTGTAGAAAAGAATGGTAAGGTTACTGAACCAGATTATCAGGTAGATGGTATCTCTGGGGGAACAATCACTTCTAAAGGAGTGGATGCCATGCTGAAAAAATGCTTAGGACAGTATGATAAATTTTTAACTACTAATGATAAAGGAGGAAAATAG
- a CDS encoding HpaII family restriction endonuclease, with product MAFEATRKEWSEIYAFFRLLADGYVYSGTPEGTRDEGKRNMIAMIQREEHDGTRRYYIRGENIQIVGDQIEKTVLCEDFKIIADLIFNALKTSKEEEITSPDGVEAFLDEIAIFDLEAKTMDRTDFSIRFWHSDAPAIGFCVRSRMGKMTYLLDGGRTANLKFELSGIKFATPTVNKVNALDTPNEVADRMMLIERLGGILKYSDVADRVFRSNLLMIDLHFPRLLAEMLRSMHLDGVNKVCELTEMMKTMNPLKIKEELIVKHGFYESKMKQFLSALALGMRPAKIYTGIDSAIEGFLMLNGNGDIFSYNKSDRETFDNFLFLNTRFEKSSTEKDKYGFLERENGIYYFKLNAKIGLLKR from the coding sequence ATGGCATTTGAGGCAACAAGAAAAGAGTGGAGTGAGATATATGCTTTTTTTCGTTTACTAGCGGATGGATATGTTTATTCGGGGACACCAGAAGGGACAAGAGATGAAGGAAAACGAAACATGATAGCAATGATTCAACGTGAAGAACATGATGGAACAAGGCGTTATTATATTCGAGGTGAAAATATACAAATAGTTGGTGATCAGATAGAGAAAACTGTGCTTTGCGAAGATTTCAAAATAATAGCTGACTTAATTTTTAATGCATTAAAAACTTCTAAAGAGGAAGAGATAACCTCTCCGGATGGCGTAGAAGCTTTTCTCGATGAAATTGCTATTTTTGATCTAGAAGCAAAAACCATGGATCGTACTGATTTCTCTATTAGATTTTGGCATTCAGATGCTCCAGCTATAGGTTTTTGTGTGCGGTCTCGAATGGGTAAAATGACATATTTGCTTGATGGAGGGCGTACTGCTAATCTAAAATTTGAACTTTCAGGAATTAAATTTGCAACTCCTACTGTTAACAAAGTCAATGCTCTTGATACACCAAATGAAGTAGCCGATCGTATGATGCTAATAGAACGTTTAGGGGGGATACTTAAATATTCTGATGTAGCTGATCGTGTCTTTAGGAGTAATCTTTTAATGATTGATCTTCACTTTCCTCGTTTACTTGCAGAGATGTTACGTTCCATGCATCTTGATGGAGTTAATAAAGTTTGTGAACTCACAGAAATGATGAAAACCATGAATCCTTTAAAGATTAAAGAAGAATTGATTGTGAAACACGGGTTTTATGAATCTAAAATGAAGCAATTCCTTTCTGCTCTTGCCTTAGGAATGCGCCCTGCTAAAATATATACTGGTATTGATTCTGCAATTGAAGGTTTTCTGATGTTGAATGGTAATGGTGATATTTTTAGCTATAACAAATCTGACAGGGAGACTTTTGATAATTTTCTTTTTCTCAATACTCGTTTTGAAAAGAGCTCTACAGAAAAAGATAAATACGGTTTTTTAGAACGCGAAAATGGTATCTATTATTTCAAACTGAATGCTAAAATTGGACTTTTGAAACGTTGA
- a CDS encoding DEAD/DEAH box helicase encodes MLLKNEIIRIALANLKIASLNLMQEASLARATEEGDVIILSPTGSGKTLAYLLPLLLMLNKEEKGLQALILVPSRELALQINTVFHDMNTSWKSVCCYGGHSISEEKKTIQGNSPAVVIGTPGRITDHLSKGNFNPDTIHTLVIDEFDKSLEFGFQDEMAEIITQLSSLKKRILLSATDAEEIPEFTGLTNRVIKLDYLHTNENGESRLHLMQVLSSSRDKVNTLFSLLCTLGSDSSIVFCNHREAVDRVSTLLKEKGLSNESFHGGMEQADRERALYKFRNGTCHILVSTDLAARGLDISEVEHVIHYHLPINEEAFTHRNGRTARWNASGKSYIILHGEEQLPAYVDDIETFNVPNNPVRPPKPLWETLYIGKGKKDKLNKIDIVGFLYKKGKLTKEDIGRVDVKEHYAFVAIRRNKMKQLFMLIHNEKIKGMKTVIEEAK; translated from the coding sequence ATGTTATTAAAAAATGAAATTATACGTATTGCACTCGCTAATTTAAAAATTGCATCTTTGAACCTGATGCAAGAGGCTTCACTTGCACGTGCTACTGAAGAAGGGGATGTGATAATTCTATCTCCTACAGGTTCAGGGAAGACATTAGCTTATCTATTGCCTTTATTATTAATGCTTAATAAAGAAGAAAAAGGTCTTCAAGCATTGATTCTAGTCCCTTCGAGAGAGTTGGCTCTGCAGATTAATACTGTTTTCCATGATATGAATACTTCTTGGAAAAGCGTTTGTTGTTATGGTGGTCATTCTATCTCTGAAGAAAAAAAAACAATCCAAGGAAATTCTCCTGCTGTTGTTATTGGTACTCCTGGGCGTATAACCGATCATTTATCAAAAGGAAATTTTAATCCTGATACTATTCATACTCTTGTTATAGATGAATTCGATAAGTCTCTTGAGTTTGGTTTTCAAGATGAAATGGCGGAAATTATAACGCAATTAAGTTCTCTGAAAAAAAGAATTCTTTTATCTGCTACGGATGCGGAGGAAATTCCTGAATTTACAGGATTGACTAACCGTGTTATCAAATTAGATTATCTTCATACTAATGAAAATGGAGAGTCGCGTTTGCATTTAATGCAAGTTCTATCTTCATCTAGGGATAAAGTCAATACTCTTTTTTCTTTGCTTTGTACATTAGGTAGTGATTCAAGTATTGTATTTTGCAATCATCGCGAAGCTGTTGATAGAGTATCTACCTTGCTCAAAGAAAAAGGACTTAGTAATGAATCTTTTCATGGAGGTATGGAGCAGGCTGATCGTGAACGAGCATTGTATAAATTCCGTAATGGTACTTGTCATATACTTGTTTCTACTGATTTAGCTGCGCGTGGACTGGATATATCAGAAGTAGAACATGTCATTCATTATCATCTTCCTATAAACGAGGAAGCTTTTACTCATCGTAACGGACGTACTGCTCGTTGGAATGCTTCTGGAAAATCATATATAATACTTCATGGGGAGGAACAATTGCCTGCATATGTGGATGATATTGAAACTTTTAATGTCCCAAATAATCCTGTTCGACCTCCAAAGCCTCTTTGGGAAACTTTGTACATAGGGAAAGGAAAAAAGGATAAACTGAATAAAATTGATATCGTTGGCTTCTTATATAAAAAAGGTAAATTAACAAAAGAAGATATTGGGCGGGTAGATGTAAAAGAACATTATGCTTTTGTCGCAATTCGGCGCAATAAGATGAAGCAATTATTTATGCTTATTCATAATGAGAAGATAAAAGGAATGAAGACTGTTATTGAAGAGGCTAAGTAA
- the nqrF gene encoding NADH:ubiquinone reductase (Na(+)-transporting) subunit F, which produces MTSLILASIGVFLGVILLLVIILLIAKRYLSPSGKVKVTINGEKEVEVEVGSSLLSTLAANKIFLPSACGGGGSCAQCRCQVEEGGGEILPTEKVHFSRKEQQAHWRLGCQVKVKQDMEIKVPEAVLGVKKWECEVVSNNNVATFIKEFVVRLPKGEHLNFVSGGYIQIDIPKYDIKYADYQIEDRFRGDWDKFKMWDLTCKNEEETMRAYSMANYPAEGDIVMLNVRIATPPFDRVNGGFMKVPPGISSSYIFSLKPGDKVMVSGPFGEFHPIINSEREMLYVGGGAGMAPLRSHILHLLKTLKITDRKISYWYGARSKNEIFYEEDFRELEREFPNFSFHIALSDPLPEDNWTGPVGFIHNVIFNNYLKDHEAPEDIEYYMCGPGPMAKAVEKMLYDLGVPRNMLMFDDFG; this is translated from the coding sequence ATGACGTCTTTAATATTAGCGAGCATAGGAGTTTTTCTTGGTGTAATTCTTTTGCTCGTCATCATACTTCTAATTGCCAAAAGGTATTTGTCTCCTTCTGGAAAAGTGAAGGTTACTATCAATGGCGAAAAAGAGGTAGAAGTGGAAGTAGGCTCTAGTCTGCTTTCTACGTTGGCTGCGAATAAGATATTCTTACCTTCAGCATGTGGTGGAGGTGGTTCATGTGCGCAATGTCGTTGCCAGGTAGAAGAGGGAGGGGGAGAAATTCTTCCTACGGAGAAAGTCCATTTTTCTCGTAAAGAGCAACAAGCCCACTGGCGTTTGGGATGCCAGGTTAAAGTAAAACAAGACATGGAAATTAAAGTGCCGGAAGCTGTACTTGGAGTGAAGAAATGGGAGTGTGAAGTTGTATCTAATAACAACGTAGCTACTTTCATAAAAGAATTTGTTGTACGTTTGCCTAAAGGAGAACATTTAAATTTTGTATCTGGTGGTTATATTCAGATTGATATTCCTAAGTATGATATTAAGTATGCAGATTATCAAATAGAAGATCGCTTCCGTGGTGATTGGGATAAGTTTAAAATGTGGGATCTTACTTGTAAGAATGAAGAAGAGACTATGCGTGCTTATTCAATGGCTAATTATCCTGCTGAAGGTGATATCGTTATGTTAAATGTTCGTATTGCTACCCCTCCATTTGATCGTGTGAACGGTGGGTTTATGAAAGTTCCTCCCGGAATCTCTTCCTCTTATATCTTTTCACTGAAGCCTGGTGACAAAGTAATGGTGTCTGGACCGTTTGGTGAATTCCATCCTATTATTAATTCTGAAAGAGAAATGCTTTATGTTGGTGGTGGTGCTGGTATGGCTCCATTACGTTCACATATTCTCCATCTATTAAAGACATTGAAAATTACTGATCGTAAAATATCATATTGGTATGGAGCACGTTCTAAGAATGAGATTTTCTATGAAGAAGATTTCCGCGAATTGGAAAGAGAATTTCCTAATTTCTCATTCCATATTGCATTAAGCGATCCATTGCCTGAAGATAATTGGACTGGTCCAGTAGGTTTCATTCACAATGTTATCTTTAATAATTATTTGAAGGATCATGAAGCTCCGGAGGATATTGAATACTACATGTGTGGTCCTGGTCCTATGGCTAAGGCTGTTGAAAAAATGCTTTATGACCTAGGCGTACCACGTAATATGTTGATGTTTGATGACTTTGGTTAA
- a CDS encoding NAD(P)-dependent oxidoreductase — MKVLVATEKPFAKIAVDGIRKEIETAGFELVLLEKYTNKSQLLDAVKDADAIIIRSDVIDAEVLSVAQKLKIVVRAGAGYDNVDLDSATAHNVCVMNTPGQNSNAVAELALGMMVYAVRNFYNGTSGTELMGKKLGIHAYGNVGRNVARLAKGFGMDIYAYDAFCPQEVMKQDGIKVCSSVQELYETCNIVSLHIPATAETKNSIDYALLKNMPKGSLLVNTARKEVINEAELLKLMEERSDFKYLTDIMPARHADFIGKYAERYFSTPKKMGAQTAEANINAGIAAAQQIVGFLKDGCDKFRVNK, encoded by the coding sequence ATGAAAGTACTTGTTGCCACAGAAAAACCGTTTGCAAAAATTGCAGTAGACGGTATTCGTAAAGAAATTGAAACAGCTGGTTTTGAACTAGTATTACTTGAAAAATACACAAATAAATCTCAATTGTTAGATGCCGTAAAAGATGCTGATGCTATCATCATTCGTAGTGATGTTATTGATGCAGAAGTGTTGTCGGTTGCTCAAAAGTTGAAAATAGTAGTTCGGGCTGGTGCTGGTTATGATAATGTGGATTTGGATTCTGCAACTGCTCATAATGTATGTGTAATGAATACCCCTGGGCAAAACTCTAATGCTGTAGCAGAATTAGCTTTGGGTATGATGGTCTATGCAGTTCGCAATTTTTATAATGGAACCTCTGGTACTGAACTCATGGGCAAGAAGTTAGGAATTCATGCATATGGCAATGTGGGACGTAATGTAGCGCGTTTAGCTAAAGGTTTTGGAATGGATATATATGCTTATGACGCTTTCTGCCCTCAAGAAGTTATGAAACAAGATGGTATAAAAGTTTGTTCTTCTGTACAAGAACTCTATGAGACATGCAATATAGTTTCCTTGCATATTCCTGCGACTGCAGAAACAAAAAATTCGATTGATTATGCTTTACTCAAAAATATGCCTAAGGGATCTTTATTAGTAAATACAGCTCGTAAAGAAGTCATTAATGAAGCTGAGCTATTAAAATTAATGGAAGAACGCTCTGATTTTAAATATTTGACAGATATTATGCCTGCTCGTCATGCTGATTTTATTGGAAAATATGCAGAACGTTATTTTTCTACCCCAAAGAAAATGGGTGCTCAAACTGCTGAAGCTAATATTAATGCTGGTATTGCTGCCGCACAGCAAATTGTTGGCTTCTTGAAAGATGGCTGTGATAAATTTAGAGTAAACAAATAA
- the nqrE gene encoding NADH:ubiquinone reductase (Na(+)-transporting) subunit E has protein sequence MNDYLSLFVKSIFVDNMIFAYFLGMCSYLAVSKNVKTALGLGIAVTFVLIVTLPVNYLLENYVLKADAIVKGVDLGFLSFILFIAVIAGIVQLVEMVVERFSPSLYASLGIFLPLIAVNCAIMGASLFMQQRHFVDLGEAVSYSLGSGIGWLLAIVGLAAIREKMAYSDVPAPLKGLGITFITVGLMAMAFMCFSGLKL, from the coding sequence ATGAATGATTATTTGAGTTTATTTGTGAAGTCGATTTTTGTCGACAATATGATCTTTGCATACTTCCTAGGAATGTGTTCATACTTGGCTGTATCGAAGAATGTGAAAACAGCATTAGGTTTGGGTATTGCAGTTACATTTGTTTTAATTGTAACACTGCCTGTTAACTATTTGCTGGAAAATTATGTGCTAAAGGCTGATGCTATAGTAAAAGGCGTAGACTTGGGATTTTTAAGTTTTATTCTTTTTATTGCGGTCATAGCTGGTATTGTACAATTGGTAGAAATGGTGGTAGAGCGTTTTAGTCCTTCGCTTTATGCTTCGTTAGGTATATTTTTACCACTAATTGCTGTGAATTGTGCTATTATGGGAGCTTCTTTATTTATGCAACAAAGACACTTTGTTGATCTAGGAGAAGCTGTATCATATTCATTAGGCTCTGGTATTGGCTGGTTATTAGCTATTGTTGGTCTTGCTGCTATTCGTGAAAAAATGGCATATTCTGATGTACCTGCTCCGTTGAAAGGATTAGGTATTACATTTATTACGGTTGGGCTTATGGCTATGGCTTTTATGTGTTTTTCAGGATTGAAGTTATAA